The proteins below are encoded in one region of uncultured Desulfovibrio sp.:
- a CDS encoding phosphoribosylaminoimidazolesuccinocarboxamide synthase yields MRIVTQTNITCCPLHSRGKVRDIYDLDENTLLIVTTDRMSAFDVIMGEPIPYKGVILNQITLFWMDMFRDIIPNHLVESDVNRFPQQLAPWADELEGRAVMVRKAAALPVECIVRGYLSGSGWKDYKATGRLCGYDLPAGLRESDKLEPAIFTPSTKAALGQHDENISRDAAAKLLGADMARQLEDVALRLYNAGSRHAAGRGIIVADTKFEFGLIDGRLHLIDEVLTPDSSRFWPADRYVPGQSQPSYDKQFLRDWLARQSWNMQPPAPALPQEIIDATAARYREAYETLTGKTLAI; encoded by the coding sequence ATGCGTATCGTTACCCAGACCAATATCACCTGCTGCCCGCTGCATTCCCGCGGCAAGGTCCGCGACATCTACGACCTGGACGAGAACACCCTGCTCATCGTCACCACTGACCGCATGTCGGCCTTTGATGTCATCATGGGCGAACCCATTCCCTACAAGGGGGTCATCCTCAATCAAATCACCCTGTTCTGGATGGACATGTTCCGCGACATCATCCCCAACCATCTGGTGGAAAGCGATGTGAACCGCTTCCCCCAGCAGCTGGCGCCCTGGGCCGATGAGCTGGAAGGCCGCGCCGTCATGGTGCGCAAGGCGGCCGCCCTGCCGGTGGAGTGCATTGTCCGCGGCTATCTCAGCGGTTCCGGCTGGAAGGACTACAAGGCCACAGGCCGCCTCTGCGGCTATGACCTGCCGGCCGGCCTGCGCGAATCGGACAAGCTGGAACCGGCCATCTTCACCCCGTCCACCAAGGCAGCCCTGGGCCAGCATGACGAAAACATCAGCCGGGATGCTGCCGCCAAACTGCTGGGAGCTGACATGGCCCGCCAGCTGGAGGACGTGGCCCTGCGCCTCTACAATGCCGGCAGCCGCCATGCCGCCGGGCGGGGTATCATTGTGGCGGACACCAAGTTTGAATTCGGTCTCATTGACGGCCGCCTGCACCTCATCGACGAGGTGCTGACGCCCGACTCCTCCCGTTTCTGGCCCGCTGACCGCTACGTTCCGGGGCAGAGCCAGCCCAGTTACGACAAGCAGTTCCTGCGTGACTGGCTGGCCCGGCAGTCGTGGAACATGCAGCCCCCGGCTCCGGCCCTGCCGCAGGAAATCATCGATGCCACGGCGGCCCGCTATCGGGAAGCCTACGAAACCCTGACCGGCAAGACCCTTGCCATCTAA